One Brassica napus cultivar Da-Ae chromosome C4, Da-Ae, whole genome shotgun sequence genomic region harbors:
- the LOC106351836 gene encoding protein PTST, chloroplastic-like, which yields MKHFCTSQGCVPRMEFGFLRHCLEQNLTLSWNLKASSLGSLATISHLQRLPLSMVASSRNHYKNSLLLKRYLVRVGSTEEEHSLSEDSLDDSVSRPLTSDELKSLLIDNQRSKLVKKLSEANQHNRFLKRQLKTQEDEITSIKSELAIMELEVQALVNLAEEIANLGIPQGSRKISGKYIQSHLLTRLDAVHNKLKEQIKDVEAAQSKEVNVFWIGMAESVQVMGSFDGWSQPEDLSPEYTASFTKFSTTLVLRPGRYEMKFLVDGEWQISREFPTSGEGMLENNVLVVE from the exons ATGAAGCACTTCTGTACAAGTCAAG GTTGTGTACCCAGAATGGAATTTGGATTTTTAAG ACATTGTCTTGAGCAAAATCTCACTCTTTCATGGAACTTAAAGGCATCAAGTTTAGGTAGTTTGGCCACAATTTCACATCTCCAGAGACTTCCTTTATCTATGGTAGCTTCTTCACGAAATCATTACAAGAACAGTTTGCTCTTGAAGAGATATTTAGTCCGTGTCGGCAGCACTGAGGAGGAACACTCATTGTCAGAAGATTCACTCGATGACTCTGTTTCTAGACCTCTCACTAGTGACGAG TTGAAGTCATTGCTCATCGATAACCAGAGATCGAAGCTTGTTAAGAAGTTGAGTGAAGCTAATCAACATAACCGCTTCTTAAAGCGTCAG CTTAAAACACAGGAGGACGAGATAACTAGCATAAAAAGTGAGCTTGCAATCATGGAGCTCGAAGTTCAg GCTCTGGTCAACTTGGCAGAAGAAATAGCAAATCTTGGTATTCCACAAGGGTCTAGAAAGATTAGCGGAAAGTACATTCAATCACACCTTCTCACTCGTTTAGatg CTGTTCATAATAAGTTGAAGGAACAAATAAAAGACGTGGAAGCTGCACAATCAAAGGAAGTTAATGTCTTCTGGATTGGCATGGCAGAG AGTGTACAAGTAATGGGATCGTTCGATGGATGGAGCCAACCTGAGGATCTATCACCCGAGTACACAGCTTCTTTTACTaaattttccaccactttagtCCTTCGTCCTGGGCG GTATGAGATGAAGTTCTTAGTGGATGGAGAATGGCAGATCTCACGTGAGTTTCCTACTTCCGGAGAAGGAATGTTGGAGAACAATGTTCTAGTGGTGGAATAG